In a single window of the Rhodopirellula bahusiensis genome:
- the ftsH gene encoding ATP-dependent zinc metalloprotease FtsH has protein sequence MKKDSESNSSDKSNKEEVSTGRRGGNPMIIALVITVLAAMLFFNQPEPSSLISASFFRSQLEKNNIRSVEIGDIEVSGTFKDRPEVPASESADADAKPKELLKRFRFTRPAGADYAVQLSEDLEKRNIKDWKFAPPDNTAAILNLLILVGLPLAIFFFIFMMIRRTRNDMMGGGFLSGFSKSPAKKFEATDKVITFSDVAGLEGVKADLQEIVDFLKTPEKFQKLGGQVPKGVLLNGPPGTGKTLLARAVAGEADVPFFSVNGSEFIQMFVGVGASRVRDLFKTAKEQSPSIIFIDEIDAVGRQRGAGLGGGHDEREQTLNQILGEMDGFGGAQAVIVIAATNRPDVLDPALLRPGRFDRHVTVGRPTMKGREEIFKVHVRDVPLGDDVDLRRLAAGTVGLTGADIRNMVNEAALWAARGDKKIVEMSDFDYARDKILMGAKREEVLLDSEKEKTAYHEAGHTLTAWHLEGSHIVHKVTIIPRGRALGVTQYVPNEDRLSMSKKELEHQLIVLLGGRAAEKIIYTETCVGAENDLERATSIARRMVTHWGMSPKIGPVSYKTSDEDPFLGREIHQQRQFSEHTQELIDEEVARILMEADQKAEQLLREHRGQLETITRALLDREELNEVELTELIGPSIHKRMGDEEGKVEQIMAPEGAAERTSNASARREE, from the coding sequence ATGAAAAAGGATTCCGAATCGAACTCTTCGGACAAATCCAACAAGGAAGAGGTCTCGACGGGACGCCGTGGTGGCAATCCGATGATCATCGCTTTGGTGATCACCGTGCTGGCCGCGATGCTGTTTTTCAACCAGCCTGAGCCATCTTCTCTGATCTCGGCGAGCTTCTTTCGTAGTCAGCTCGAGAAGAACAACATTCGATCCGTTGAAATCGGCGACATCGAGGTTTCGGGGACATTCAAAGACCGCCCCGAAGTGCCAGCCAGCGAGTCGGCCGACGCGGATGCGAAGCCAAAGGAATTGCTGAAGCGATTCCGGTTCACTCGACCGGCCGGAGCGGACTACGCCGTTCAGTTGTCGGAAGACCTCGAGAAGCGGAATATCAAGGATTGGAAGTTCGCGCCGCCGGACAACACGGCCGCGATTTTGAACTTGTTGATCCTGGTCGGTTTGCCGCTCGCGATTTTCTTCTTCATCTTCATGATGATCCGCCGAACTCGCAACGACATGATGGGCGGCGGCTTTTTGTCGGGGTTCAGCAAGAGTCCCGCGAAAAAGTTTGAAGCGACTGATAAAGTCATCACGTTCAGCGATGTGGCTGGGTTGGAAGGCGTGAAAGCTGACCTGCAAGAGATCGTCGATTTCTTGAAGACGCCCGAGAAGTTTCAAAAGCTTGGCGGACAGGTTCCCAAGGGCGTGCTGCTCAATGGGCCTCCCGGTACAGGCAAAACGTTGTTGGCTCGCGCCGTTGCGGGAGAGGCTGATGTGCCGTTCTTCAGCGTCAACGGTAGTGAATTCATTCAGATGTTTGTCGGTGTCGGTGCCAGTCGCGTTCGTGACTTGTTCAAGACCGCGAAAGAGCAGTCGCCATCGATCATCTTCATTGACGAGATCGATGCGGTCGGTCGTCAACGCGGTGCTGGGCTGGGCGGCGGACATGACGAACGCGAGCAGACGTTGAATCAGATCCTTGGTGAGATGGATGGTTTCGGTGGCGCTCAAGCTGTGATTGTCATCGCGGCGACCAACCGTCCTGATGTTTTGGACCCCGCCTTGCTTCGTCCTGGTCGTTTTGACCGTCACGTGACGGTGGGCCGTCCGACGATGAAAGGCCGCGAAGAGATCTTCAAGGTTCACGTTCGCGATGTGCCGCTGGGCGACGATGTCGATTTGCGTCGTTTGGCAGCCGGTACGGTCGGACTGACCGGTGCGGACATTCGGAATATGGTCAACGAGGCCGCACTATGGGCGGCTCGTGGCGATAAGAAAATCGTCGAGATGAGCGACTTCGATTACGCTCGCGACAAGATTTTGATGGGTGCCAAACGCGAAGAAGTGTTGCTGGATAGCGAGAAGGAAAAAACCGCTTACCACGAAGCTGGTCACACACTGACGGCTTGGCACTTGGAAGGTTCGCACATCGTCCACAAAGTCACGATCATCCCTCGCGGGCGCGCTTTGGGCGTGACGCAGTACGTGCCGAACGAAGATCGTTTGAGCATGAGCAAGAAGGAGCTCGAGCATCAATTGATCGTTCTGCTGGGTGGCCGTGCCGCTGAGAAAATCATCTACACGGAAACCTGTGTCGGTGCAGAGAACGACCTCGAACGAGCCACCAGCATTGCTCGGCGGATGGTGACCCACTGGGGCATGAGTCCGAAGATTGGTCCGGTCAGTTACAAGACCAGCGATGAGGATCCGTTCTTGGGTCGCGAAATTCATCAGCAGCGTCAGTTCAGCGAACACACGCAGGAATTGATCGATGAAGAGGTCGCTCGCATTTTGATGGAAGCCGATCAAAAGGCGGAACAACTTCTGCGAGAGCATCGCGGTCAGTTGGAAACAATCACGCGTGCTTTGCTGGATCGCGAAGAACTCAACGAAGTCGAATTGACGGAGTTGATTGGTCCTTCGATCCACAAACGGATGGGTGACGAAGAGGGCAAGGTCGAACAGATCATGGCTCCCGAAGGCGCCGCTGAGCGAACTTCGAACGCATCCGCACGACGCGAAGAGTGA
- a CDS encoding outer membrane protein assembly factor BamB family protein has product MSQTHLSASLLSARLAAFAACLASLVFSSPAVMAAESVSAKSKSDAVWSQWRGGSQQGVAPEGDYPIEWSEADSTKCMVPGSGASTPVVVGNRAFLTSGIDGKNHLLGVDIDSLEFVFQTPLGEDRGNKHRKGSGSNPSPVTDGKHVISYFRSGDLACCDLEGKPVWHINLQEQFGEDTLWWDLGSSPMIVDNLVVVAVMQTGPSYIVAYDIESGDMAWKDDRMVPAPEEAAQSYSTPLATEIDGEAVVAVLGADHLTLTDAKTGKRLGTLGGFNPNQEKYFRSIASPVITGNVIVCPYSRGGTLTGVDMKQLIEAGEDENAAKNAILWMRDDAGSDVPTPAARDGVVYLISDSKKKKDAPRPKGTLSALAAETGEVLWDTKLERTRASYSSSPLIVGDRLYVTDEAGTTSVVQGISGDSEPELIQTNEVDDDEQFTVASPVPFADGLLLRTKSHLYKVTR; this is encoded by the coding sequence ATGTCCCAGACCCACCTTTCGGCATCGCTTTTGTCCGCTCGCCTGGCTGCTTTTGCCGCGTGTTTGGCAAGTTTGGTTTTCTCGAGTCCAGCCGTCATGGCCGCTGAATCGGTTTCAGCTAAATCGAAGTCCGACGCGGTTTGGTCGCAGTGGCGAGGTGGATCTCAACAAGGCGTCGCTCCCGAGGGCGATTACCCGATCGAATGGTCGGAAGCGGATTCGACAAAATGCATGGTTCCCGGTAGTGGCGCGAGCACGCCGGTCGTTGTTGGAAACCGAGCGTTTTTGACCAGCGGTATCGATGGGAAGAATCATTTGTTGGGCGTGGACATTGATTCGTTGGAGTTCGTGTTTCAAACGCCGCTCGGCGAAGACCGCGGCAACAAGCACCGGAAAGGTAGCGGCAGCAACCCGTCACCCGTCACCGATGGCAAGCACGTGATTTCCTATTTCCGAAGCGGCGATTTGGCGTGCTGTGACTTGGAAGGAAAACCGGTTTGGCACATCAACCTGCAAGAACAGTTTGGCGAAGACACGCTTTGGTGGGACTTGGGTTCGTCGCCGATGATCGTCGACAACTTGGTCGTGGTCGCTGTCATGCAGACGGGGCCCAGCTACATCGTGGCGTATGACATCGAGTCGGGCGATATGGCTTGGAAGGACGATCGGATGGTTCCCGCACCGGAGGAAGCTGCCCAAAGTTATTCGACACCGCTTGCGACGGAAATCGATGGCGAGGCCGTCGTTGCGGTCCTGGGGGCTGACCACCTGACGCTAACCGATGCCAAGACGGGCAAGCGTTTAGGAACGCTTGGCGGATTCAATCCGAACCAAGAAAAGTACTTTCGTTCCATCGCGTCGCCCGTGATCACGGGGAACGTCATCGTTTGTCCTTATTCGCGAGGCGGCACGTTGACGGGCGTCGACATGAAACAGTTGATCGAAGCGGGTGAGGATGAGAACGCCGCGAAAAACGCGATTCTGTGGATGCGTGATGATGCCGGTTCAGATGTGCCCACTCCCGCCGCTCGTGACGGGGTCGTTTATCTGATTTCTGATAGCAAGAAGAAGAAGGATGCACCGCGGCCAAAGGGAACCCTGTCCGCGCTCGCTGCCGAGACCGGCGAAGTTCTTTGGGATACCAAGTTGGAACGGACGCGGGCGAGTTACAGCAGTTCACCGTTGATCGTTGGCGATCGTTTGTACGTCACTGATGAAGCGGGCACGACATCGGTTGTGCAGGGGATCAGCGGTGATTCCGAACCCGAGCTGATTCAGACCAACGAGGTCGATGACGACGAGCAATTCACCGTTGCCAGCCCGGTACCGTTTGCGGATGGGTTGTTGTTGCGAACGAAAAGTCATCTCTACAAAGTGACACGCTGA
- a CDS encoding IS30 family transposase, translating to MAHLTFHQRVVISVMQRDGKKQKEIAEAIEVSPSTVSRELARNHVTGKHYHPLHAERRANFLKKRPSVISKLEDPELFEVVSEKLALNWSPEQISGYLWKQAGKHQISHQTIYKYLWSLDRNHPIRKAMRRSGRRNRKQKPGFIRKQAADRVSIHDRPKVASNRKRVGDWELDLVVCKKSTGYLVTAVDRKTGYTLVGRCRKKSSRLVMDTIRSMFNKVPEKHIKTMTFDNGTEFFYHRLLPSWFKVKVFFADPYCSGQRGTNENTNGLLRQYFPKGVDYGSISWQQVRKAAMLLNSRPRKRHGYQTPASLFE from the coding sequence ATGGCACATCTTACCTTTCACCAACGCGTTGTCATCTCTGTTATGCAACGAGACGGCAAGAAACAGAAAGAGATCGCGGAAGCAATTGAAGTATCTCCCTCCACGGTTTCTCGTGAACTGGCAAGGAACCACGTCACTGGCAAGCACTATCATCCATTGCATGCTGAACGCCGAGCCAATTTCCTGAAGAAGAGACCATCGGTCATCAGCAAGTTGGAGGACCCGGAGCTCTTTGAGGTCGTGTCTGAGAAGCTCGCTCTCAACTGGAGTCCAGAGCAGATCAGTGGGTATCTTTGGAAGCAGGCTGGTAAGCATCAAATAAGCCACCAAACGATTTACAAGTATCTTTGGTCTCTGGATCGAAACCACCCAATTCGCAAAGCGATGCGGCGGAGCGGGCGTCGCAATCGCAAGCAAAAGCCAGGCTTTATCCGCAAGCAGGCTGCTGACCGTGTGTCGATTCACGACCGCCCAAAAGTCGCCAGTAACCGGAAACGGGTTGGCGACTGGGAGCTCGATCTCGTGGTCTGCAAGAAGAGCACGGGCTACTTGGTAACTGCCGTGGACCGCAAGACTGGATACACTTTGGTTGGTCGCTGCAGGAAGAAGTCATCGCGTTTGGTGATGGATACAATCCGGTCGATGTTCAACAAGGTTCCGGAGAAACACATCAAGACGATGACCTTCGACAATGGAACGGAGTTCTTCTACCATCGATTGCTCCCCTCATGGTTCAAAGTCAAGGTATTCTTCGCAGATCCATACTGCAGTGGCCAGCGAGGGACCAATGAGAACACCAATGGTCTTCTTCGGCAGTACTTTCCAAAGGGAGTGGACTATGGTTCGATCAGCTGGCAGCAGGTACGCAAAGCCGCTATGCTACTAAACTCAAGACCCCGTAAACGTCACGGCTATCAGACACCAGCATCGCTCTTCGAATGA